DNA from Leptolyngbya iicbica LK:
ACAAGCACCCGTGATTTACTGCCATTAAGTGAGAGCGCCCCTACACTGTTGGGCAGGGGCGCTGGGGTTGTCTTTGTGTAGACTCAGTTGCCGGCTATATGTCCTGTTTTTTGCCAATTACCCCCACGACTGATGTGCAGGCACCGCAAGTTGGGGAATCAGCCAGTCTGCTGCAGCGTGCTCAGCAGGCTGGGCACGCTGTGCCGCCAAGTTGGGTGATTCCGGCAGCGTATTTTCACCAGACCTTGCAGAAGCTCGAAGCGCGGGAGCCCTTGCTAACCGATTGGCCCCAGTTGTTGTGGCAAACCACCGAGCCCACCGGATATGCCGTGCAGCAAGTAGCAAAACGTCTGCGCCAACCGCTCCTCAATCTCCCACTGGACTTGTCCTGGGCCGAGCTACTGGCAGCCATTAATACGCCTGCCGTGCGTTTGTTGCCATCCCTATGGCTCGGCGAGCAAGTTGCTACTGTGCCCTGGGGACAAATGCTGGCGGCGCCCGTTTGTTGGGCCGACCCAGAAGCGTTGGAAGCCGCTCTCAAACAAGTTTGGCTTTCGGCCCTCGATGCTAAAAGCCTGACCTTTTGGCGGTTTTGGCGAGCAACTCAGGCCGACACAGAGGCGCATTATCCCGCCATGGTGAACTTGGCCGTGATCGTGCAGGCCGTGGAACCGGCGACTTTTTCCGGCACGTTGACCGTCCGCCCCGCTACGATCGCGATCGCCGCTGTGGAAGGTTTGCCTCAGGCCTTAGCGGAATGCTGTCCGGCAACCTTCTCTGGCAAATTGCCGCAGTTGCCCCATTTTCCCTGGCAAGTAGGCTTTCAAGAAACGTTCTACCGTCCGCCTAATCGCCCCGACGACAACGTTCCGGCGTTAATCGAGTCTGGGTTGACTAAAGTGGAGCGATCGCGCCTCCAGTTAACGGTGCCAGACCCAGTTGAGCAACCGTTGTGGAGTTTGGCACAGGAGCTGACCCAGTGGTCAGAGCAGCCGCTGCATCTGGAATGGCTGCAGCATGCCGAAAGTGGCACCCTGCAAATTTCGCAGCTGTATGCCTGGCCGCTGCAACCTTATGAAGCTCAGACCACATTATCAAAATCTGACAGCAGCGAGGCGCTGGCTGGGCGGGGTGCCGCCCCTGGCACTGCCCAAGGTCACGCCTTAATTTTGGCCCCCGATCAGCCCGCCCCCATGTCGGCCCATCGACAAATCATCATTGCGTCAGAAATCGCACCCGACCAACTTCCCCTGCTGAAAACGGCTAGTGGGGTGGTGGCTGAGCGCGGGGGGCTGACCTGCCATGCCGCTGTGTTGGCCCGCGAACTGGGGCTGCCAGCGATTGTGGGGTTGTCCCATGCCACCACTCGCCTGCAACCCGGTGAAGCCATCGAAATTGACGGCGATCGCGGACTCATTACCCGATTGCCCAATTTGCCCAGTGTGCCCCCGGCCCCAGCGTTGCCCACCGTGGAGTTAGCCCCGACCCAGACGGAAATTTGGGTTAACCTGAGCCAACCAGAGATTGCCGTTGCGATCGCGGCCCTGCCGGTCACCGGAGTTGGTTTACTCCGGTCAGAATGGCTGATGATGCCCGTCCTCGAACGCCAGCATCCCTATCACTGGCTAGCTACCGGCCAAAAAGAACTCTTGCTAAAACGACTGGAGCAGCAGTTACGCCCCATTCTCGAAGCGTTTCATCCCCGCCCTGTGCGATATCGCAGCCTCGATATTCGCACCAGCGAATTTGCCCAATTAGCCGGTGCCCCAGCGGTAGAACCCAATCCCATGCTGGGGGTGCGGGGGGCCTTTAGCTATCACCATCACCCCCAATTCTTTGGTTTAGAGTTAACGTTGCTCAAACGGTTGCAAGACCAGGGTTATGACAACCTGCAGCTAATCCTGCCCTTCGTGCGCACGGTAGAAGAAGTCCAATACTGCCAAACTGCGATCGCCGCGATGGGGCTACACCAGCAGCCTGACTTTGCCCTGTGGATGATGGCGGAAGTGCCGTCGGTGCTGTTTCAACTACCGCAGTATGTCGCAGCGGGCATCCAAGGCATCGCCATCGGCACCCACGACCTGACTCAACTACTATTGGGCATCGATCGCGACCAAACCGTGTTTACGGCTCCCTACGATGAAACGCACCCCGCCGTGCAACAAGCGATCGCGCAATTAATTCACACCGCTCAGCAGGCGGGCATTTCCTGCTGCCTCTGCGGGAGTTCACCCACCCATCATCCAGAATTTGTCGCGGCGGCGGTGCGCCAACAGGTGACGGGCCTTTCCGTCGATGTTTCAGCCCTCGCCCTCGCTGCCCAAATTGTCCAGCAGGCCGAAACCAACCGTTGATTGACAGGGCCAATTTCCCTCCCTGCGCACAGTCCCCAGAGCCGCGATCGCAGTTCTATAATCGTGATTGTGGCGCGGGGCAACCATTCCAGCTAAGTCATCTCGCCCCGAATGGCTGGGGCCGTGGCGAGATGCTCAGCCCCAGCTTGCATTGACGCAATATCCGCTTCTGACCAAAGACGCACTGATTGACAGTGATGGGCCACGAGCAACCCCCAAAGACCAGTCGGGATTAGTACCGGCACGACTAAATTCGCCCGTACTTGCA
Protein-coding regions in this window:
- a CDS encoding putative PEP-binding protein, encoding MSCFLPITPTTDVQAPQVGESASLLQRAQQAGHAVPPSWVIPAAYFHQTLQKLEAREPLLTDWPQLLWQTTEPTGYAVQQVAKRLRQPLLNLPLDLSWAELLAAINTPAVRLLPSLWLGEQVATVPWGQMLAAPVCWADPEALEAALKQVWLSALDAKSLTFWRFWRATQADTEAHYPAMVNLAVIVQAVEPATFSGTLTVRPATIAIAAVEGLPQALAECCPATFSGKLPQLPHFPWQVGFQETFYRPPNRPDDNVPALIESGLTKVERSRLQLTVPDPVEQPLWSLAQELTQWSEQPLHLEWLQHAESGTLQISQLYAWPLQPYEAQTTLSKSDSSEALAGRGAAPGTAQGHALILAPDQPAPMSAHRQIIIASEIAPDQLPLLKTASGVVAERGGLTCHAAVLARELGLPAIVGLSHATTRLQPGEAIEIDGDRGLITRLPNLPSVPPAPALPTVELAPTQTEIWVNLSQPEIAVAIAALPVTGVGLLRSEWLMMPVLERQHPYHWLATGQKELLLKRLEQQLRPILEAFHPRPVRYRSLDIRTSEFAQLAGAPAVEPNPMLGVRGAFSYHHHPQFFGLELTLLKRLQDQGYDNLQLILPFVRTVEEVQYCQTAIAAMGLHQQPDFALWMMAEVPSVLFQLPQYVAAGIQGIAIGTHDLTQLLLGIDRDQTVFTAPYDETHPAVQQAIAQLIHTAQQAGISCCLCGSSPTHHPEFVAAAVRQQVTGLSVDVSALALAAQIVQQAETNR